A window of the Gordonia humi genome harbors these coding sequences:
- the gnd gene encoding phosphogluconate dehydrogenase (NAD(+)-dependent, decarboxylating), which yields MEIGLIGLGRMGANMRDRLRADGHTVVGYDAAPGIGDVDSLAEMVARLPGPRTVWTMVPAGEITRGVIDELAGLLEEGDLLIEGGNSRFDDDDRHAEVLAARGVAYLDCGVSGGVWGRTEGYGLMVGGAESDVARAMPIFDSLRPAGPRENGFVHAGPTGAGHYAKMVHNGIEYGLMQAYAEGYELLAAESRIAAPDKVMTAWQSGTVVRSWLLELLVAALGEDPAFAAITDYVEDSGEGRWTIEEAIDHAVPTPVIAAALFARFSSRQDQSPAMKAVAALRQQFGGHHVHASSED from the coding sequence ATGGAGATCGGCTTGATCGGCCTCGGCCGGATGGGTGCGAACATGCGTGATCGGCTGCGGGCCGACGGTCATACCGTCGTCGGGTACGACGCGGCGCCGGGAATCGGTGACGTCGACTCGCTGGCCGAGATGGTCGCCCGGCTGCCCGGCCCGCGCACCGTGTGGACCATGGTCCCGGCCGGTGAGATCACCCGCGGAGTCATCGACGAACTCGCCGGGCTCCTCGAAGAGGGCGACCTGCTGATCGAGGGCGGCAACTCGCGCTTCGACGACGACGACCGCCACGCCGAGGTGCTCGCTGCTCGCGGCGTCGCGTATCTCGACTGCGGGGTGTCGGGCGGAGTCTGGGGACGCACGGAGGGCTATGGACTCATGGTCGGCGGCGCGGAGAGCGACGTCGCACGTGCGATGCCGATCTTCGATTCGCTGCGGCCCGCGGGGCCGCGCGAGAACGGTTTCGTCCACGCCGGCCCGACCGGCGCCGGCCACTACGCCAAGATGGTGCACAACGGCATCGAGTACGGACTCATGCAGGCGTACGCCGAAGGATACGAACTGCTCGCCGCAGAATCGCGAATCGCGGCGCCCGACAAGGTGATGACGGCCTGGCAGTCGGGTACGGTCGTTCGCTCCTGGCTGTTGGAACTGCTCGTCGCGGCGCTGGGCGAGGATCCCGCGTTCGCGGCGATCACCGACTATGTCGAGGACTCGGGCGAGGGGCGGTGGACGATCGAGGAGGCGATCGACCACGCGGTTCCCACCCCCGTCATCGCGGCCGCGCTCTTCGCGCGGTTCTCGTCACGGCAGGACCAGTCGCCGGCCATGAAGGCCGTGGCGGCGCTACGACAGCAATTCGGGGGACATCACGTACACGCGAGCTCGGAGGACTGA
- the fgd gene encoding glucose-6-phosphate dehydrogenase (coenzyme-F420), which translates to MIKLGYKASAEQFAPRELVELAVLAEQHGMDSASVSDHFQPWRHNGGHAPFSISWMTAVGERTSRIQLGTSVMTPTFRYNPAVVAQAFATMGCLYPDRIMLGVGTGEALNEIATGFDGEWPAFKERFARLRESVRLMRELWRGGRVDFEGEYYKTKGASIYDVPESGTIPVYIAAGGPVVARYAGRAGDGFICTSGKGMDLYTEKLIPAVKEGVEKADRSFEDVDRMIEIKLSYDTDPEAALNNTRFWAPLSLTPEQKHSIEDPIEMEAAADALPIEQIAKRWIVASDPADAVAQIKPYVDAGLNHLVFHAPGHDQRRFLDLFERDLAPRLRELS; encoded by the coding sequence ATGATCAAACTCGGATACAAGGCGTCGGCGGAGCAGTTCGCGCCGCGTGAACTCGTCGAACTCGCCGTCCTGGCCGAACAACACGGCATGGACTCGGCGAGTGTCTCGGACCATTTCCAGCCGTGGCGGCACAACGGCGGCCACGCGCCGTTCTCGATCTCCTGGATGACTGCGGTCGGCGAACGCACGAGCCGCATCCAGCTCGGCACCTCGGTGATGACGCCGACGTTCCGCTACAACCCGGCCGTCGTCGCACAGGCCTTCGCCACCATGGGCTGCCTGTACCCGGACCGCATCATGCTCGGCGTCGGCACCGGTGAGGCGTTGAACGAGATCGCCACCGGATTCGACGGCGAGTGGCCCGCCTTCAAGGAACGATTCGCACGGCTGCGCGAATCCGTGCGGCTGATGCGCGAACTCTGGCGGGGCGGTCGCGTGGACTTCGAGGGCGAGTACTACAAGACCAAGGGCGCCTCGATCTACGACGTGCCCGAGTCGGGAACGATCCCGGTCTACATCGCGGCGGGCGGCCCCGTCGTCGCACGCTACGCCGGTCGCGCGGGCGACGGCTTCATCTGCACTTCGGGCAAGGGCATGGACCTGTACACCGAGAAGCTGATCCCGGCCGTCAAGGAGGGCGTCGAGAAGGCGGACCGTTCGTTCGAGGATGTCGATCGGATGATCGAGATCAAGCTGTCCTACGACACCGATCCCGAAGCCGCGCTGAACAACACGCGATTCTGGGCGCCGCTCTCGCTGACGCCCGAACAGAAGCACAGCATCGAGGATCCGATCGAGATGGAAGCCGCCGCCGACGCGCTGCCGATCGAGCAGATCGCCAAACGCTGGATCGTCGCGTCCGACCCGGCCGACGCCGTCGCACAGATCAAGCCGTATGTCGACGCCGGTCTCAATCACCTGGTGTTCCATGCTCCGGGCCATGATCAACGACGGTTTCTCGACCTGTTCGAGCGTGATCTCGCGCCGCGCCTCCGGGAACTGTCATGA